In Populus nigra chromosome 1, ddPopNigr1.1, whole genome shotgun sequence, one genomic interval encodes:
- the LOC133694692 gene encoding uncharacterized protein LOC133694692: MPLCLLPNRLLPLPSCPLITCLASPAALRSSPSSPPPALPNLLNNTTPVPSLSCALQCPHFQSCSGCTHELNLHRPIIVDEADQFFKSLGVSDFDFDSSRLWGWRTRAKLAVRGSSMKPLIGLYEEGTHNVVDIPHCKAHHPNINAAVELLRQGVTKLNIEPYDEDEGTGELRYVQMAVTTYNTSLPAPERYKNGKVQVSLVWNSRNENSHNFEKLNALANFLWRNGGPKSDVRFIHSVWANFQTSTNNIIFGNRWRHLLGESGFWEHVGGIDISLSPSSFGQANTRAFDNLLRRLQKYVPYGASVTDLYAGAGAIGLSLAATRKCRSVKCVEVNKESKLSFEKTVERLPNYVDSSISWHHADTSVEPLSWLMGSEVVVVDPPRKGLDASLLDVLRTISSLERKAKSAPESSYSKVKDEKRPWVLRAMKDSVQIGSKPALEGSESLPQTLIYISCGWESFKEDCKSLLSSKKWRLEKAHGFNFFPGTQSIEVLAVFKRGQRAGLKKKKSGKKKKRL; the protein is encoded by the exons ATGCCTCTGTGCCTCCTCCCTAACCGCCTGTTACCTTTACCTTCCTGTCCTCTCATCACCTGCCTCGCGTCCCCAGCGGCACTCCGTTCCTCTCCCTCCTCGCCACCACCAGCACTCCCTAACCTCCTCAACAACACAACCCCCGTCCCCTCCCTATCCTGCGCCCTCCAGTGTCCTCACTTCCAATC CTGCTCTGGTTGCACGCATGAACTCAATCTCCACCGTCCGATTATCGTCGACGAGGCTGATCAATTTTTTAAGAGTCTAGGAGTTTCAGATTTCGATTTTGATAGCAGTAGACTG TGGGGATGGAGGACTCGGGCAAAACTGGCCGTTCGTGGTTCCTCGATGAAGCCGCTGATTGGGCTTTATGAAGAAGGCACTCATAACGTAGTGGACATCCCCCATTGTAAag CTCATCATCCGAATATTAATGCGGCCGTTGAACTGCTGAGACAAG GTGTTACTAAGTTGAATATCGAGCCATACGATGAAGATGAGGGGACAGGCGAATTGCGATATGTTCAG ATGGCCGTGACGACTTACAATACGTCTCTTCCTGCCCCAGAGAGATATAAAAATG GTAAGGTGCAGGTCTCCTTAGTTTGGAATTCGAGAAATGAGAATTctcataattttgaaaaattaaatgccTTGGCTAAT TTTTTATGGAGGAATGGTGGACCAAAGAGTGACGTCAGGTTTATTCACTCTGTATGGGCTAACTTTCAGACATCAACAAACAAT ATTATTTTTGGCAATAGATGGAGGCATCTTTTAGGAGAAAGTGGCTTTTGGGAACACGTAGGAGGAATTGATATTTCCTTGTCTCCGTCCAGTTTTGGACAAGCAAACACTCGG GCTTTTGATAACCTGCTGCGGAGGTTACAAAAATATGTTCCGTATGGAGCATCTGTCACTGATTTGTATGCAGGAGCTGGTGCAATTGGATTATCATTGGCAGCCACTAGGAAATGCAG ATCTGTTAAATGTGTTGAGGTTAACAAAGAGTCAAAGCTGTCTTTTGAGAAGACTGTTGAACGCCTTCCAAACTATGTAGATAGCAGCATTAGTTGGCATCATGCAGACACTTCAGTT GAACCTCTTTCTTGGCTCATGGGGTCAGAAGTAGTCGTTGTAGATCCTCCTAGAAAGGGACTCGATGCATCTCTTCTTGATGTATTACGGACAATATCGTCACTGGAGCGCAAAGCTAAATCAGCACCTGAGAG CTCTTATTCAAAAGTCAAAGATGAGAAAAGACCATGGGTGTTACGTGCAATGAAAGATTCAGTTCAAATTGGAAGCAAGCCAGCTCTTGAGGGCTCAGAATCACTGCCTCAAACACTTATTTATATAAGCTGTGGATGGGAAAGCTTCAAAGAG GATTGCAAGTCATTGTTATCTAGTAAGAAATGGCGTCTGGAAAAGGCTCATGGTTTTAACTTCTTTCCTGGCACCCAAAG CATCGAAGTTTTAGCTGTGTTCAAGAGGGGCCAACGAGCAGGtctcaagaaaaagaaatccgggaagaagaaaaaacgcTTATGA